One stretch of Arachis duranensis cultivar V14167 chromosome 1, aradu.V14167.gnm2.J7QH, whole genome shotgun sequence DNA includes these proteins:
- the LOC107483585 gene encoding uncharacterized protein LOC107483585, protein MKAKVPKDFKAPDMTPYDGMSDPSHHLSNFRSRMYLTDASDVTRCKALPTTLTNTAIKWVDSLPPRSIASFDDLAKKFLARFLIQKDKIKHAPNLLGIKQGDRESLRSYMERFNKACLDIQNLSTEAAIMGLINGLREGPFSHSISKKHPTSLNEVQEWAEKYINMEENS, encoded by the coding sequence atgaaagctaaagtcccAAAAGACTTCAAAGCTCCTGACATGACTCCCTATGATGGCATGTCTGAcccaagccatcatctcagcaacttcaggagTCGAATGTACCTCACGGATGCCTCTGATGTAACCCGTTGCAAAGCTTTGCCAACTACCTTGACCAATACAGCAATAAAGTGGGTCGACAGCTTGCCACCAAGGTCAATTGCAAGCTTCGATGACCTCGCCAAGAAATTTCTAGCTAGGTTCttaattcaaaaagataaaatCAAGCATGCTCCAAacctactagggatcaaacaaggagatcgggagagccttcGTAGTTAtatggaaagattcaataaaGCATGCCTCGACATACAGAATCTCTCTACAGAAGCAGCCATTATGGGACTAATCAATGGCCTGCGGGAAGGACCCTTTAGCCACTCCATATCCAAAAAACATCCCACATCTCTAAACGAGGTACAAGAATGggcagaaaagtacatcaatatggaggagaactccTAG